The Lynx canadensis isolate LIC74 chromosome D1, mLynCan4.pri.v2, whole genome shotgun sequence genome has a segment encoding these proteins:
- the MRGPRX2 gene encoding mas-related G-protein coupled receptor member X2 yields MRRAAFPLALPSLEDKKLVKSAVSCCPAGSNYSNGGVHAPPPPWRGHYASTIVLIMQPQSSSPGQKETRDCRCSSLVCVPRNTSGGFLSIDPTTPAWEGTLTPVNGSDEDLLPSNNVEILIVTLLTFIFALGGLVGNVTVLWLLGCRMQRNAFSVYILNLAGADFLFLSSQVVYALEALINFHSVYFSIPRFFTTMWTFAYIASVSILSAISTERCLSVLCPIWYRCHRPRHTSTVTCGLLWALSLLLSILEGKYCGFLFRDFDPGLCLAFDFVAAAWLIFLFVLLSGSSLALLTRLLWGSQRMQLTRLYVTVGLTVLAFLFCGLPYGIHWFLVFWIQQGFDESLWHLYLAALTLSCVNSCANPIIYFFVGSFRQRWPRQRKTLRMVLQRALQDASGGDESEVRLPQETLAMSGNSLVP; encoded by the exons cccccccccccccatggcggGGCCACTATGCGTCAACCATCGTTCTGATTATGCAGCCACAGTCTTCCAGCCCAGGTCAAAAAGAGACAAGAGATTG caggtgctcaagtCTTGTTTGTGTTCCCAGGAATACCAGTGGAGGGTTTCTGAGCATCGATCCCACCACCCCGGCCTGGGAGGGCACACTCACACCAGTGAATGGAAGTGACGAGGACCTTCTTCCAAGTAACAACGTGGAAATCCTGATCGTGACTTTGCTGACCTTCATCTTTGCCCTGGGCGGGCTGGTGGGAAACGTGACCGTGCTCTGGCTGCTGGGCTGCCGCATGCAGAGGAACGCTTTCTCCGTCTACATCCTCAACCTGGCAGGAGctgacttcctcttcctctcctcccaggtTGTATATGCCCTGGAGGCGCTCATCAACTTCCATTCGGTGTACTTTTCCATCCCCAGATTTTTCACCACCATGTGGACCTTCGCCTACATCGCGAGCGTGAGCATTCTCAGCGCCATCAGCACCGAGCGCTGCCTGTCGGTCCTTTGTCCCATCTGGTACCGCTGCCACCGCCCGAGACACACGTCAACTGTGACGTGTGGCCTGCTCTGGGCCCTCTCCCTGCTGCTGAGCATCCTGGAAGGGAAGTACTGTGGCTTCCTGTTTAGGGATTTTGACCCTGGGTTGTGTCTGGCGTTTGATTTCGTCGCGGCCGCCTGGCTGATTTTCTTATTTGTGCTTCTCTCTGGGTCCAGCCTGGCCCTGCTGACCAGACTGCTGTGGGGCTCCCAGCGGATGCAGCTGACCAGGCTGTATGTGACTGTGGGGCTCACAGTGCTGGCCTTCCTCTTCTGCGGCCTGCCCTACGGCATTCACTGGTTCCTCGTATTCTGGATTCAGCAGGGTTTTGATGAGTCCCTCTGGCATCTTTATCTGGCTGCGCTCACCCTGTCCTGTGTCAACAGCTGTGCCAACCCCATCATCTACTTCTTTGTTGGCTCCTTCAGGCAGCGGTGGCCCCGGCAGCGGAAGACCCTCAGGATGGTTCTCCAGAGGGCCCTGCAGGACGCATCGGGAGGGGATGAAAGCGAAGTCCGCCTGCCTCAGGAAACTCTGGCGATGTCGGGAAACAGTCTGGTGCCTTGA